In the Solidesulfovibrio fructosivorans JJ] genome, GGCGGCGTCCAATCCGTGGCCGACCTGAACGGCAAGAAGGTGGCTTCGGTCAAGGGCTCCACCTCCGAGCAGAACGTGAAAAAGGCCCAGCCCGGCTGCACCGTCATTTCCTTCGAGACCTACCCCGAGGCCTTCCTGGCCCTCAAGCAGGGCAAGGTCCAGGCCATGACCACGGACGAGTCCATCCTGGTCGGCATCAGGAACAGCGACGACCATCCCGAAAAATGGGAGATCGTTGGCGACTATATCTCTCCCGAACCTTACGGCTTCGGACTGCCCGAAAACGATTCCGACTTCCGCGACTACGTCAACCTGGCGCTCATGAACATGTGGGAGACCGGCGAATACCAGAAGATCTACGACAAGTGGTTCGGCAAGGGCAAAAAGGACTATCTGCCCCTGACCTGGAAGATGGAACTCTGGCCGTAGGCTTCGCGGCGAAGAGGGAACGATTTGTCCGGACCCGGCGGGCTGGGGCGCATTCCCCGGCGGCCGGGTCCGGTCGATGACGGCGTCGGCGCACGCCGCTTTGGAGAGGGACTTTGGCGTACCATTTCGATTTTACCCAGGTCGTCACCGGCGAATACGGGCAGTGGCTGGTCACGGGCCTTGTCACCACGCTCAAGATTTCCGCCGTTTCCATCGTGCTGTCCCTGGTCCTGGGGACGCTTGTCGCCGTCATGCGCCTGTCCAAGGTGCGCCCGCTCGTCTGGGCCAGCGCCACCTACACCGAATTTTTCCGCAACACCCCGCTCCTGGTACAGATATTTTTCTGGTATTTCGGCTCGTACAACGTGCTGCCGCAGTTCGTGAACGACTGGCTCTACAAGCAGGACTTCGAATTCGCCTGCGGCGTCATCGCCCTGACCGTCTACACCAGCGCCTTTATCGCCGAGGAGATCCGTTCCGGCGTCTTCTCCATCCCCAAAAACCAGCTCGAGGCGTCCCGGGCCTGCGGCCTGTCGTTTACCCAGGCCATGGTCTACGTCATTTTGCCCCAGGCCTTCCGGGTCATCATTCCGCCGCTGATTTCCCAGTTCCTGAACCTCATCAAGAACTCGTCCCTGGTCATGACCATCGGCGTCATGGACCTGACCTACATGGCCCGGCAGATCGAGGCCCACACCTTCCACGGGTTCGAGGCCTTCACCGTGACCACCTGCATGTACCTGTGCATTTCGCTTGTCGTTTCGGCGGGCGTCACCCTTTACAGCCGGCGCGTGTTGCGCGTGCGCTCGCACTAAGGGGAGGGCCGGGGCATGCATTGGAACGTCATCTACAACAACTTCGACTATTTCCTTATCGGCGGCTATCCCCGGGGGCCGCTCGGCGGCCTGGCCATGACCGTGCTTCTGGCCGTGGGCGGCATTTTCGGCGCCTTCTGGCTGGGGCTCGGCTGCGGGCTGTTGCGCATTTCCAAGAAGCCGCTTTTGCGCTGGCCGGCCTTGATCTACATCGAGATCATCCGGGGCATTCCGCTGCTGATGGTCGTCTTCTGGTTTTATTTCCTGGCCCCGGTGCTGTTCGGCCATACCCTGCCCGAGGCCCAAAGCGCGCTGATCGCGCTGATCGTTTTCACCAGCGCCTACATCGCGGAGATCGTGCGGGCCGGGGTGCAGGCCCTGCCCAAGGGCCAGATGGAGGCGGCGCGCGGCACGGGGCTGTCCCATTTCCAGGCCATGACCCACGTCATCCTGCCCCAGGCGCTTTTCAACATGATCCCGTCGTTCGTGAACCAGTTCGTGTCGCTGACCAAGGACACGTCCCTGGCCTTTATCATCGGCGTCAACGAGCTGACCAAGGCGGCCACCCAGGTCAACAACCGCACCCTGACCGCGCCGACGGAAATCTTCATCACCATCGCCCTGCTCTACTTCGTGATCTGCTTTTGCCTGACGGAACTGTCGCGCTGGCTGGAA is a window encoding:
- a CDS encoding ABC transporter substrate-binding protein; translated protein: MRKIAWISTLACLLTLLAAAAATAGKLDDIKARGALVAGVKDSQPPFGYVDEKTNQIVGFEIDLMQALAKRLGVKLELKPVTSSTRIPMLGQGAVDIVAATMTHKKEREDQIDFSITYFMTGQKLLVKKGGGVQSVADLNGKKVASVKGSTSEQNVKKAQPGCTVISFETYPEAFLALKQGKVQAMTTDESILVGIRNSDDHPEKWEIVGDYISPEPYGFGLPENDSDFRDYVNLALMNMWETGEYQKIYDKWFGKGKKDYLPLTWKMELWP
- a CDS encoding amino acid ABC transporter permease, whose translation is MAYHFDFTQVVTGEYGQWLVTGLVTTLKISAVSIVLSLVLGTLVAVMRLSKVRPLVWASATYTEFFRNTPLLVQIFFWYFGSYNVLPQFVNDWLYKQDFEFACGVIALTVYTSAFIAEEIRSGVFSIPKNQLEASRACGLSFTQAMVYVILPQAFRVIIPPLISQFLNLIKNSSLVMTIGVMDLTYMARQIEAHTFHGFEAFTVTTCMYLCISLVVSAGVTLYSRRVLRVRSH
- a CDS encoding amino acid ABC transporter permease → MHWNVIYNNFDYFLIGGYPRGPLGGLAMTVLLAVGGIFGAFWLGLGCGLLRISKKPLLRWPALIYIEIIRGIPLLMVVFWFYFLAPVLFGHTLPEAQSALIALIVFTSAYIAEIVRAGVQALPKGQMEAARGTGLSHFQAMTHVILPQALFNMIPSFVNQFVSLTKDTSLAFIIGVNELTKAATQVNNRTLTAPTEIFITIALLYFVICFCLTELSRWLEKHINRYQARTR